From the genome of Gemmatimonadota bacterium:
TGGAAAAGTTTGTGGAAAATATGACGACGCGGTTCGAGATGCGTCAGGTTCGAGATGTGTTGGCTGTGTTTGAAGGGTCAGATTTGGATACTATGCCCGTGTGGGAATTTATGGATTTTTTGCAAGTTCGTAAGTAGCGTATTTCCTATTGCACAATGGCGGGGTTCTGACTACATTTGGATCAAGGTAATAGGAGACTTATAAATAAAGGAGTATGGCAGGATGGCTGGACATTCTAAATGGGCAAATATCAAGCATCGCAAGAGCCGTCAGGACGCGGCTCGAGGCAAGGCGTTTACCAAATTGATCCGAGAGATTACGGTGGCTGCCCGCGAGGGTGGCGGCGATGAAGCGAATAACCCGCGTCTGCGTGCGGCTGTTCTGAGTGCGAAGGCTGAAAATATGCCTATGGTCAATATTGACCGCGCGATTAAAAAGGGTACGGGAGAGCTTGAAGGCGAGTCTTATGAAGGTGCGATTTACGAGGGGTACGGACCGGGTGGTGTGGCCATGTTTGTTGAAACTCTGACAGATAATCGAAATCGCACGGTATCTGAAGTGCGGCATTTGTTTGGCAAATACAATGGCAGTATGGCCGAAAGTGGTGCCGTGGCGTGGGTGTTTGAGCAAAAGGGCCTGGTTTCTGTGTCCAAAGAGGGCGTGGAAGAAGAAGAACTGATGCTGATCGTTTTAGATGCTGGCGCCGAGGATATTGTAGAAGAAGAGAATATCTACGAAGTTTATGCATCTTTGCCCGATTTTGAAAGCGTTCGCAAAGCGATTGAAGATGCGGGTATTGAAATTGAGCGCGCTGAGTTGACGCGCGTTCCGCAAAGTACTGTGCCCGTTGAAGGCAAAACCGCGCAGCAATTGTTGACTTTGATGGAAATGCTCGAAGACAATGACGATGTGCAGCGGGTATATACCAATTTTGAGATTGACGATAGAGAACTATCAGCCCTGACAGCTTGATTTCCCCTCCCCCTTCACACTTCCTACTTCCTCGTGAACTGGTCTGGACTGCGACCAGTTGTACACCATTCCACACTTCAAAAAAGGTGGCTCGCGTGATCATTCTGGGTATTGATCCGGGCAGTGTGGTAACCGGTTTTGGTCTGGTTGAGCACCAGAACCGAAAAAATCGGTTGCTGCAATGCGGCTGTATTCGGCCCGGTAATAAATTGTCTTTCCCCCAGCGCTTGCTCTATATCTACGACCACTTGCTCGCGCTGGTCGCGGATGCAGGCCCGCATGAAGTCGCGCTTGAATCTGTTTTTTACGGTGTCAATACGCAATCGTTGATTAAGTTGTGTCAGGCGCGAGGGGCTATTGTGACGGCGCTGGCCAATTCCGATTTGCCCATTTTTGAATACGCGCCCCGCGAAGTGAAAAGAGCGGTTGTGGGCCGGGGGAGTGCGTCCAAAGAACAGGTGCAGTTTATGATCCAGCGCTTGCTTGGGAAAGAAGCAGTGGATCAGGGATTTGATGCGACAGATGCCGTGGCGATTGCCCTGTGCCATGCGCATCAGAAGGTTGCCGTGCAGGGACCTGGGATACGGCAAAATAAATTGTCGGAGAAGATTGAG
Proteins encoded in this window:
- the ruvC gene encoding crossover junction endodeoxyribonuclease RuvC: MSPDSLISPPPSHFLLPRELVWTATSCTPFHTSKKVARVIILGIDPGSVVTGFGLVEHQNRKNRLLQCGCIRPGNKLSFPQRLLYIYDHLLALVADAGPHEVALESVFYGVNTQSLIKLCQARGAIVTALANSDLPIFEYAPREVKRAVVGRGSASKEQVQFMIQRLLGKEAVDQGFDATDAVAIALCHAHQKVAVQGPGIRQNKLSEKIEALKKGGREQSRFDEKLKEIGVDARLRRRLNRRGR
- a CDS encoding YebC/PmpR family DNA-binding transcriptional regulator, translated to MAGHSKWANIKHRKSRQDAARGKAFTKLIREITVAAREGGGDEANNPRLRAAVLSAKAENMPMVNIDRAIKKGTGELEGESYEGAIYEGYGPGGVAMFVETLTDNRNRTVSEVRHLFGKYNGSMAESGAVAWVFEQKGLVSVSKEGVEEEELMLIVLDAGAEDIVEEENIYEVYASLPDFESVRKAIEDAGIEIERAELTRVPQSTVPVEGKTAQQLLTLMEMLEDNDDVQRVYTNFEIDDRELSALTA